The genome window GGGAGTTTCAGGCCTTTTGGTTGTAAGTGATTCAAAGCTTGTTGGCATACTGACAGGACGTGACGTCATGTTTGAATCCGAGTCAAACCGTCTAGTCAAGGATGTGATGACAAGGGACGTCATAACCGCAAAGCCAGGCATATCCTTGGTTGAGGCAAAAGAGGCGCTAAGAAAACACCGAATAGAAAAGCTCCCGCTAATAGATGATGCCGGATCAGTCAGGGGACTCATAACCAGCAAAGATATCACACATAATGAGAATTATCCAAACGCGTCAAAGGACAAAAAGGGAAGACCTCTGGTGGGTGCAGCAGTTGGCGTAAAAGGTGACTTTATGGAAAGAACCGAGGCGTTACTTGAGGCAGATGCCGATGTCATTGTAGTGGACATAGCACACGGTCATAGTGAAAATGCAATTAATACCGTAAAACTGATCAAAAAGGCATTTCCAAACTGTGAACTGATTGCAGGAAATGTCGCAACTGCAAGGGGCACTGAGGATCTGATAAAGGCAGGAGTTGATGCAGTAAAAGTTGGCGTCGGTTCTGGCTCCATTTGCATTACACGAGTAATCACCGGATCTGGCGTGCCGCAGCTGAGCGCTGTATATGACTGTGCAGAGATGGGCAAAAAACACGGCATCCCAATAATTTCAGATGGTGGCACAAGAACCTCTGGTGATGTCACAAAGGCATTAGCTGCTGGGGCGTCAACTGTCATGATAGGAAGTCTTTTTGGGGGAACAGATGAGAGCCCTGGCTCATATGTGATGAAAAACGGAAAACGATACAAAATCTACAGGGGCATGGCCTCTTTTATGGCAACACTTGGGAGAAAAACAAAGGAGGCAGGAAATGCAGCAAACGATGACTTGAATGACTATGTGGCAGAGGGAGTAGAAGCAATGGTGCCATACAAAGGAAGCGTTGCTGACATCATAACACAGCTTACCGGCGGAGTGCGCTCAGGTCTTAGTTATTGCGGTGCAAACACCATACCACAGATGCAAGAAAATGCCGAATTTATCAAAATGTCCCGTGCCGGGTTTGCGGAAAGCCAGCCACACGACGTGGATTTAATGTAAGTTTTTAATGTCATTAGGAATATAATTTTCTGTGCTCACAAAAACTACCATTATAGGAATTTGCATCGGAGCTGTAATACTTGGGATCGGAATAGCGTCAATGATCTTAAATTCACCATTTCCTCACACTGAAATCAAAGATTATACGATTGGTGTTGAAAAAATGGCTACATACGAATTTACTGCACCAAAAAGTTCACACCAACGATTCACTGTAACTGGGGATAATTTTCACATAAAACTGACTACTCCGGGAGATGGAATTCAAAAAGACGAAGATTTTAAAAAGAAATTACTTTTGATTGGTACGTTTTACAAGAGGGTGTGAACAAAATCGTAATCACCAATACTGGTCAATCGGAACTTAAATTTAATTACGAGTTTAATCGATATGGCGACTATCTCATTTTAACACATAACATAATCTTGATAACTACAGCTGTAATAATAATCGGATTTAGTGCCGCGTTTAGCGTTAGAAAACCAAAAGGATTCTAAACCATTTTTGCTTTTCTGTACGAGCCAAGCACTTTCATAAACACCGTTCTCTGCCTTATCTTCTCCAATATTTCCTGTATGATAGGATCTTCTTTGGTACCGTCAAAGTCCATGTAGAAATTGTATTCCCACGGAGTGCTCTTGTTTGGCCTTGATTCTATTTTTGTGAGATTTACCTTAAAGTCATTAAACTCTTTTAGTATGTTAAACAATGCTCCAGCCTCATGCTTGACTGAAAATATGATTGATGTCTTGTCTCCGTCGTCTAGGGGGGTTTTTGACAATACCAAAAATCGAGTATAATTGTTAGTGTTGTCCTCTACTCCTTCTCTGATTATCGGAACCTGGTATATTTCAGATGCTCTCTTGCTTGCAATGCAACTTATGTTTTTCTTATTCAAGTCTTTTATTATTTTGACACTTCCAGCTGTATCGTATGTCGGAATTGTCTTTAGCTTGTGATCCTGAATGAATTTCCTACACTGCCCAAGTGCCTGCGGATGCGAATACACAGTATCAACCACATCCATGCCGTCAAATCCAATCAGGCAGTGCCTTACCCTGTAGTATATCTCTCCAACTATTGTCAATCTGGTGGATACCAGCAAATCATAACTCTCACCCACGCTACCTTCAAGCGAATTTTCCATCGGCAGCACTGAATAATCAGTGTCCCCCCTCTGGGTGGATTTTACTACTTCGGCAAACGTTGCAAAGGGAACTGTATCTATTGGCTCCTTAAAAAACGAAATCGCCGCATCCTCGCTATACGCACCTCGTTCTCCTTGGAACGATACTCTGTACATTTTAATCTCTTAGCTTCAGAAAATCGCTCTTTTCAAAATTGGTTGATATCTTGCGGTCCTCAACAAATCCGCAGTTTGGGCACTTGACTCTGTCTCTTAGCGGAACTACGCTTCCAGCACAAATGTTACATTTTGTAAATAATACCCCTAGTTCAGGCTCATCAATTGTTGCATGTATTGTACCGTTTAGGTGACTTTCAATTTTTAGTGTAATTACATCGTTTACTCTGGCAATTATTCTCCTTCTGTCCATGTTCTGGCAAATGCATTCCACTCCTGATGAGTTTGGTTTGCCGTTTATGTAATGTATGGCTACTGCAATCATGGATGACAATACTGCTGCCACTGTACCTATGACAATGTCGCCTTTTTTTGGTATTGCAAGCTGTTTTCCATTTTCCACCTGCGCAATCTTGTTTTTTTTATCTATATTTGCAATTCCAATTGTAGATGCCCTGATCTTACTGCCGTCATCAAAGGTGTTGTTTCCTGCCTCCATCTCTTCAATAGAGCCAAGCGTATCGCCAGGTACGACAAAGTCTTCCATGTTATTTCCTGATTTGGCTAATTATTAATTGGTTTTGAATCCAAAGCGAGCGAATCTAAATTTCAGATTCGCAAACAGGCATATCCTTTAGGATGTCCTTTCCATCCTCGTCTACGATCGACGGCGCAACAAGACAAATCTTGCCGTTTTTTCTCTTACAGTAAACCTCTGACTCGTTGTTTTCCTTGTCTCTTGCCCAAAAGGAATGGGTCTGTGAAAAATTGGGGCTCTGGCCGCTTTTTTCGTAAATTTCTTCTGCAGTCCATATCTGATCCTTTGCAACTGATGTACTGCCAAGCTTCATCCCCTTGATGCCAACAATGTCGCCTTCCTCGTCTTTGACTATGCAGCTAACGTGAATCCTAGCTTTTGGATATCTGATAAAATTCTTTTTTGTATGTGAAAAATTAGTCTTGCGTGCCATTTACATCATTATGAAAAACGAGAATCTGTTTTTGTACTCAAATTGCTTTCCTTTTCACACAAACTCTTCAATTCATCAATATTAACATTATTGTTGCGCACAAATTTTACAACCAGTGTGGAACCTGCAAGTATCCATCGATGCTTTCATTTCTTAATATTTTTAGCAGTGCGCTTGCCTGCGGTGTAGACAAGACGGGTTTGTCAAATTGATTGTCAGTTGAAATTCTTGGGCACGCAACTTGGATAAATGCATCAATTCCCTTCAAATTGCGCAGTCTGTCGTTTGTAATGTCTGTGAGTGCAAACAGCTGAACTGTTTTTCCTTCTTTTTCAAGCTCGCGCTTGAATTTGAGTGCGGTAGTTTTTGAAAGCTGGCCTTCTTTGAGGCCAACTATTACTCCAAACGTCTTCGCATCTGCTGCCTTGTATATGGCAAGAGTTGCTTTTGTCTGCAGCTTCTGCGCAAACTCTGTTACCTCTCTGACCTCGTTAAAGTAAGGATCCAAGACATAGGTTGGCTTGTTTGTCGAAAGTGCGAGGCCCGCTGCATGGAAATTGCTCTGTCCCATGAAGACGTTTGCATCAACTTGGTTTTGTACCTCTTGAGCTGGATAAAACTCGCATCCAAATACCTGCCCGTCATTTAACTGGCCTTTACCCTTTCCTACTTTTACTTGGACTCCGTTTTCTTCTAGAGTCTTACGAACTGTGTCAATTTGGTTGAGGTGCTGGCTGTCAGTTACAAGTGACACTGTCTTGCCCTTTAGAATATCTGCGCATTTTACTGTGACACTTTCAAAGGAAATATCATCAAAGGCATCTATCATCACAACATTGTCCTGAAAAGTCGACATGCTTATCGTGTGACCAACATTGAACAAGATATCTGCAGCTAGAGTTTTTGCGCCGTTTGAATTCAGATCACACGTGCCCCACGTGGTATCTGCAATCACATATGCTGGAATGCCAAATCTATTCATAATGTTGACGGCGGCATCTTGGACCTTTGGGATGATCCCCTCTGGGCCGTTTAGTGCAACGGATACCGGTTTGCGCTCTTGAATTGTCTTGAAGATTTTGTCTTCGTCTATTACTATCATTTGAACAGATAACCATCTGTCAATTTTAATTTAAACCAAGCTGAATGGCAAATCACAAATGTCTGATTATTCTGTAGTAATTAGTGCAAAAAGAGACAATCCTGAACATAGGCTTTGATGATACCGACTCCCCAAAGGGAATGTGCACCACTTATCTTGCATACCGCTTGGTCGACTCGCTAAAAAAAGAAAAAGTAGAGTTTCTTGACTATCCAAGACTGATACGATTCAATCCCAACATACCATGGAAGACGCGCGGAAATGGGGCAGTCGCATTAAAAATCAAGACAAGCAGACCGGATGTGGTGAAAAACAAAGTGATTAGATTCGTAAAAAAATTCTCCGACCTAAAAAATGGGGCAAATCCCGCAGTAGTCTTTTTTGAAAATGCAGACATACCAGAAGAATTTACGCAATTTAGCAAGCATGCGCTGTGGCAGCTGATAAGCAGAAATCACGCAAAAAAGTTTGTTGCAGATCACAATATAGAGTCATTTTACATTGGAAATGGCCAAGGGCTAGTTGGCGCAATAGGCGCAATCGGATATAGATTCTCTGATCATACGTACGAGCTACTCATCTACAGAAAAAAATCACAGTTTGGGAAAAAACGAAAAATAGTTGCAGATAGTGTAAGGCAAATGCAGGAAACGACATACCCAAGAACCTTTAACAGCTATGACACAAAAAAACAGAAAATCTTGTTTGCGCCGCATGGACCTGACCCCGTATTCTTCGGTATCAGGGGAGAGGATGTAGGCTCGTTACTTGACGCATCGCAACTAATCAAAACTCAAGAAAAGCCAATCGGTCACATGATCTTCAAGTCCAATCAGGGAACAGGGGATCATCTGCAAAATGAAATTGATGTCTGTTCTCTAAGACCGTATTGTTCTGGAATTGTAACCGGTGTAGTTTCAGTGGAACCAAAAATAGAAAAAGGCGGACATGTGATGTTTGGAATAAAAAAAGATGGTATTGAAATAAACTGTGCAGTCTACAAGGAAACTGGAATAACAAAACACACCATGAATCTCATTCTGGGCGATAAAATCTGCGTGGGTGGAGGAATCAGAAAGGCATCAAGCAAGCATAACCGTGTACTGAATGTAGAGTTTTTCCAGGTTTTGAGTTTGGAAAAAAAAATAATCCTAGTTAATCCAACGTGCACAAAATGCAAAAAACACATGAAGTCAAAGGGAAAAGGTCAGGGCTTTGAATGTGTAAGATGTGGAAAAAAATCTCCTAAAAAAGAAATCCGACAAATTTCAAGACAAATAAAAAAGCAAGTCTATATCCCGCAGGTATCTGCGCACAGGCATCTTACACGCCCGCAACAAAGACTTGGAACTGCAAACAGAGAGACAAGATTTGATAGTTCTATTCCATGGTTTTACGCTAATCAAAACTGAAGAGTTACTAGCGGGGAGTAGATTTGAACTACTGATCTGCGGGTATCACATCAATTATGATTATGAGCCCGC of Candidatus Nitrosotenuis sp. DW1 contains these proteins:
- the dph2 gene encoding diphthamide biosynthesis enzyme Dph2, with translation MIVIDEDKIFKTIQERKPVSVALNGPEGIIPKVQDAAVNIMNRFGIPAYVIADTTWGTCDLNSNGAKTLAADILFNVGHTISMSTFQDNVVMIDAFDDISFESVTVKCADILKGKTVSLVTDSQHLNQIDTVRKTLEENGVQVKVGKGKGQLNDGQVFGCEFYPAQEVQNQVDANVFMGQSNFHAAGLALSTNKPTYVLDPYFNEVREVTEFAQKLQTKATLAIYKAADAKTFGVIVGLKEGQLSKTTALKFKRELEKEGKTVQLFALTDITNDRLRNLKGIDAFIQVACPRISTDNQFDKPVLSTPQASALLKILRNESIDGYLQVPHWL
- a CDS encoding tRNA(Ile)(2)-agmatinylcytidine synthase; amino-acid sequence: MQKETILNIGFDDTDSPKGMCTTYLAYRLVDSLKKEKVEFLDYPRLIRFNPNIPWKTRGNGAVALKIKTSRPDVVKNKVIRFVKKFSDLKNGANPAVVFFENADIPEEFTQFSKHALWQLISRNHAKKFVADHNIESFYIGNGQGLVGAIGAIGYRFSDHTYELLIYRKKSQFGKKRKIVADSVRQMQETTYPRTFNSYDTKKQKILFAPHGPDPVFFGIRGEDVGSLLDASQLIKTQEKPIGHMIFKSNQGTGDHLQNEIDVCSLRPYCSGIVTGVVSVEPKIEKGGHVMFGIKKDGIEINCAVYKETGITKHTMNLILGDKICVGGGIRKASSKHNRVLNVEFFQVLSLEKKIILVNPTCTKCKKHMKSKGKGQGFECVRCGKKSPKKEIRQISRQIKKQVYIPQVSAHRHLTRPQQRLGTANRETRFDSSIPWFYANQN
- the guaB gene encoding IMP dehydrogenase — protein: MEIREGLTFDDVLLVPKYSNITTRSQTDLKTKLSKNISLNIPLISANMDTVTESAMASAMAREGGIGIIHRFLTVEEEVEEVLKVKRSASIIIENPYVVSPDQSIRDAIAYMTEKGVSGLLVVSDSKLVGILTGRDVMFESESNRLVKDVMTRDVITAKPGISLVEAKEALRKHRIEKLPLIDDAGSVRGLITSKDITHNENYPNASKDKKGRPLVGAAVGVKGDFMERTEALLEADADVIVVDIAHGHSENAINTVKLIKKAFPNCELIAGNVATARGTEDLIKAGVDAVKVGVGSGSICITRVITGSGVPQLSAVYDCAEMGKKHGIPIISDGGTRTSGDVTKALAAGASTVMIGSLFGGTDESPGSYVMKNGKRYKIYRGMASFMATLGRKTKEAGNAANDDLNDYVAEGVEAMVPYKGSVADIITQLTGGVRSGLSYCGANTIPQMQENAEFIKMSRAGFAESQPHDVDLM
- a CDS encoding exosome complex RNA-binding protein Csl4, which gives rise to MEDFVVPGDTLGSIEEMEAGNNTFDDGSKIRASTIGIANIDKKNKIAQVENGKQLAIPKKGDIVIGTVAAVLSSMIAVAIHYINGKPNSSGVECICQNMDRRRIIARVNDVITLKIESHLNGTIHATIDEPELGVLFTKCNICAGSVVPLRDRVKCPNCGFVEDRKISTNFEKSDFLKLRD
- the pheA gene encoding prephenate dehydratase, which translates into the protein MYRVSFQGERGAYSEDAAISFFKEPIDTVPFATFAEVVKSTQRGDTDYSVLPMENSLEGSVGESYDLLVSTRLTIVGEIYYRVRHCLIGFDGMDVVDTVYSHPQALGQCRKFIQDHKLKTIPTYDTAGSVKIIKDLNKKNISCIASKRASEIYQVPIIREGVEDNTNNYTRFLVLSKTPLDDGDKTSIIFSVKHEAGALFNILKEFNDFKVNLTKIESRPNKSTPWEYNFYMDFDGTKEDPIIQEILEKIRQRTVFMKVLGSYRKAKMV